The Sabethes cyaneus chromosome 3, idSabCyanKW18_F2, whole genome shotgun sequence DNA window acaatagtgtcttccaatggtaacagcttgaagaactaaagatagcaagaagattggtatgctgatatcccccacttagtcaacccatcgcttgtaataaggtaaaacaatcagtgacccgcttaaactgcttaaaactagttctttaccctatgtgTAAATCCAATTCAACATATCCAGTTTGTTCAAACAGCTTTGATGCTGACAACGTGAAAAGCCTTTGACATGTCGATGCCATCTCGATCCCGGTTCTTGACACAAATTCTGCGAGGTTAGTCAAAATTGATCTTTTCTCTAAGAAACGTTGTTGATGATCTTTAatatttgattccaaccatagATAAAGGCAATTATAGACGAGGGATTCAAATAATTTTGGAATGGCTGATAAAATGGCTATTCCACGGTAGTTTTCTACGTTCAATTTGCTGTCCTTTTTGTGAATAGAAATGATATGAGGAATTTTCCAGCAGCCGGGTAAATATCCATGTTGCAGggatttattgaataaaatatgcAGAAGATAAATTAATCCAGATTTCCTAATTTCCTTCAGTGATAATTCTGACAGCAGACAATCGGCCTACTAGGTGAAGAGCCCCGGAGaatacgaaatgattggtttgatggggaatgtcaACAGGCACTggaaagaacaaaaaaatggcttgaaaaaattatctgAACGTTACCACTAGGGAAAACATGGCAAATACTGACGTGCAAGGAACCATTTGACCACGTTCCCCAGAAGTGAAAAGCGCTACCAAGACGCAAATTTTACGAGATCGTGAATCTCGCAAAGATtgcacaccgaaacctgacatatcTAAGGGACGGGATGGAATCGAATCATAAAGAAGAAGCGCGAAGTGGTCGATAGGTGAAAACagctcttcgatgaacacctcaatggcgaagttgcagaatgAGGcggaatggaagttaacctagttaacccatggaagatagtaatgttctagcacctgatctccaagaagaaTCAGTTTGCTGAAGATCAACAAAGTTACCGGTAAGGATCGCCTACCAGCAGAGctctataaacatggccgagaaatgacaaaaagtaTGATCatctcgactgctgcaactaccgcTGCATAGCGCTGGTAAACGTCGCCTACAACGTTCTcccccagatcctgttacgccggctgtcaccgatagtacaGGGGCTCGTAGgcaattatcaggcgggcttcatgggggcttgCACAACTACGGACTGGATTTTTACCATCGGACaaatcttgcaaaaatgtcgggagtataacgtggccacgcattacatctttattgatttcaaagcagcatacgaaacAATCGATCGCCACTAGATAATAGGCAGTATGAATAAAAGCGTTTGTTTGACTTCTTCCATAAGATTtccacgggaaaagcaaagcaaacttaTACGGCCTAAtgtacgaacacggttttccggaggAACTGAAGAAAGAGGCTGAAAAGAGGAcaaacgggcctgaaaatggaagaaaaagacgaaaaactgaacagaaaaaagaaaatcacggcagaaaagaggaaaaacgagagagaaaagaagggaaaacgaaacaaatagaaTAAAGAGgcacaaaaaaagaaagaaacgtaacagaaaaatgaagaaacgaaagttaaaacaagaaaacggaacaaaaatcaAGAGAatccaaaagggaaaagaaagtAAACTGGGTATAAAAGGAGAATTGTGTAACAATTGGAAATATGTAGCGAGTTGGAAAATAGGAAAGAAAgtgaagaaaagaaaatcaggaaaacggacaaaaaaataaaatcgcagagaaaaagttgaaaaatgaaagataaaaatgaaaattggaacgcaaaaggagaaaaggaaaccaaaaacagaatgggacccaaaaaagaaaaaacgggggatctaaaagagaaaaaagaaacagacgaagacgaaaaacgatgaggaaaatagacgaaaactgaaaacgaaaatgagaagaaaaaagacggaaaTCGCGAAAGAAAGTTATAAAAGAAAatcaagagcaaaataataaaaactggGACCGCGAaccaagaaaaacggaacagtgaAACAGAAAAGtcgggacagaaaaaacaaaaatggaaggaaaacgaaaaaaatgagagcaaaatgtaagtaaagaaaccaagaagaaaaaacaaaaccagAAGTAAAAAAATGAGAGGCGATTAATTATAGCCTGGTTGGACTCGCGGATCCCCCATCATGCATAAAGGGGAACGTTTTGCAAacataataagcgttgcttcaatgaccctctcatacctaattttctgctctttcccTTTCACGCGTTGTCTCCCCTGAGATACTGTCAACACttgtatttcattactttcttctaccatttccttcgtcgattgtaaaaaactaccgtcatgaaaaattatttaaatcctCATTACAACGCTCAAgataaaaacacgaggttggtctatcctTGTCCTAATTCAAGTCTTtaaatgtccaatgtcaagtttaAGTTCAAAATCTCCaaaagatccggcgagaaatctgTCAGTTGAAGAGTAATAGAGTCGTCGAAAAGGACCACTTCCTGCTGAACTTTACTAAAATGGCAGAGAATCATCAGCAACGCcacttcactgaataatttcaagggtttggaaggaggagaaactacgggaggagtggatggaagataAGATTTAACCCatctgtaaaaataaaaaaggcaatcggctagattgctgtacttgccgcggcattacgctggtcaacgccgcctacaaggtgctctcccagattttgtggCGTCGCCAATCCCCaacagcaagagaattcgtaaggAAGTATCACGGGCCCCCACGTGCTTCTACGGATAATATTTACTCTCcgataaatcctccagaaatgtcgggagaacAATGTACACACGcaccatatttttgtggatttcagggcagcataggATGCTGTCGAGCGcggacagctatggcagataatgcttcAAATTCTCTTTGCATGTTATtattcatgtctaattccaagtaaaacttccagttcaAATTACTACaaatttaagcccaatttcaaatccaatattAAGTCAAATTTCCCATTCAATTTGAATAAAGCTTTAAACCTCAATTAGCCCAAATTCAAATCTATTGCAATGCCCCatatcaagtccgatttcaattcCCATTGCAACTCTAATGTCTAGATTAGTTCCAAGTCTAAATTCTAGTCCAATTTTCAATGTTGAATGTTTTATATCCAATTCTATTCGAAAGTTCCAAGTTTTCAACCTAACCGGCCGATATTTTTAtggtaagtaataatagattcatcATCCTAAGATTACTCGATTTTccacattcttctgaaaggcgGATgtaccaacttttatttttgtctgggcacgctaatgTCTTGAATAAGATTTTTTAATTGGAGTTATATTAATGCTTGTTTTGAAATTTCAATCACTTTATCTTTTTTTCATCTCTATTTTAAATATGTGGTACGAAAACTTTAGTTGGAATTCTACAGAACTTTTAATGCTTCATTATATCATTATATCTTACCCAAATGCCATTGAAATTGAttgataaatttttttaaattttagtcgCCGTTTACTATTTGCATAGTAATGACTTCTTATATTCCACCATTGAAAAAGTGTTTCAAGCAAGCCAATCAATGACTGCTTGAAAAGTTTCAAATTAACGCCTCCACTTCCTGCCAAAAAAAACCCAAACCATGCGTGGGAGCATGTTGAGCGAAAGAACAACCAATCGACATACACAAGCTACTAGTTTCAAGAACAAGACGACTTCATTTCGTGTATGGTAGCATAAAAGGTTATATTTTGGGATATTCACACAAACAAGTTGATAGGTTGGTTGTTTACTCACTGTTTTACGCCAAACAACTTCAAACTTTGGAAAAGAACTGCGATTATCTGTTTGGAACACTTTCAAATAAGCTTAGTAGAtcagattaaaaataaattgcaatTATCTCAAAGTTAAGCCCATAAGACTCCATACACATAGGTAAAGAAAACACCTAGCAACTCTTAGGAATGACCAGTTTTCATCGCAACAGGAAAAATCGGTTCAGATATTTTACCCCCCAAAGGCTCTACTTCATACCGTTTCACCCACTCCCATTTACTCACCATATGCGTACCACACCGGCCCAAATACTTGATCTTATCCTGCACGATCGACAGCTGCTTCAGATACCAATCGCGGGCCTTCTCCACCGCCGTTAGGCCCTGCAGGAGGATATCTTTCTCCTGTTCGATCTGCTTCAGACGCTTGAGCATATTGTAATCGACGCCATTCTGCAGCGTGTGTCTTCGCGGTTCCCGTCGCCGTCCGATGCTGCCACCTCCGCCGGCGCTGCCTGACTTTTTCTGGTACAGACCGGTTGTGTGCATACCCAACGAGGGTGATGAACTTGCGTTCGAGAGATCAATTTGACCGTCGGCCGGTCCGCGTGCCAGGCGGAGGTGGGTTTTATCGGATTTGTCCGATTCGCCCATCAGAAGCGACATTTGCCAGTTTTGCAGAGCGTTGCGTATTTCCGCCTTGTCGATGTTCGAGTTTTGCTGGTTTCGTTCGAGATTCAGCGCCACTCGAGGTGGTTTCGGTGGTCCGAAGGCACCTGGAAGGATGATGGGAGGTGACTCGAGAACTAGATCTATGTCACTATCGGGGGTCAGCTGAGGCATGCTGAGCGTTTTCTGCGCTGGCATTGCATTATTGGGTCGAACTGTTGCAGTGTTTGCACTGTTACTTGCCCAAGATGGTTTAGTCATTGTATCTAGATCTAATAGTGGAGCTGATGGCGGTCGAACGGAGAGCTTGGTTGGTGAGAGGGGCAGTTTCTCCGAATCTTTAGACAGACGGCTTGTTCTACTTGATTCGGTTTGATTGCGGAGCAGGCAGATTTTGAGCCCACCGCAAAACCGATCGAACGAAAGCAGTCCGTTTGGGGGCGTAACTTTGCGCAAACTATCAATTACACCCCGTGGCAGCCCCTTGGTGCCATCGTCCTGCCAGCGGTCCTCGATGTCCGACAGCTTCACCAAACCGGTTTTCTGATCGTCCATTATATCGAACAAGGTGCGCATAGCGGATACGAATGGCTTCGGAAGTCCTTCGGCGTGGCTCCCAGCCCCAGCACCATCCTGGAGCGGATACTGCGGCTGTGCCAGTTGCGATTGTTGATGCGTCTGctgatgatgaagatgataaTTATGATGCAGATGAACTCCGGTGATGCCACCAgcaccaccaccgccaccggCACCGACACCGTTCAGCGTGAGAATATTTTTGCGATTACGATTCGATGTTGCCATAACGTTCACGTTGATTGTTCGGCCTTAGAGTTGATTCATAATTTTGTTGGATAAATTTTTTTTCCGCACTACAAATGATCAGGGAAAATACAATATTAATTTGCTAGCCAACGCACCACGATGCTGCTTTGAACTGAGACACAAAATTGGGATCACAAATTTTTTGA harbors:
- the LOC128743252 gene encoding suppressor APC domain-containing protein 2 yields the protein MATSNRNRKNILTLNGVGAGGGGGAGGITGVHLHHNYHLHHQQTHQQSQLAQPQYPLQDGAGAGSHAEGLPKPFVSAMRTLFDIMDDQKTGLVKLSDIEDRWQDDGTKGLPRGVIDSLRKVTPPNGLLSFDRFCGGLKICLLRNQTESSRTSRLSKDSEKLPLSPTKLSVRPPSAPLLDLDTMTKPSWASNSANTATVRPNNAMPAQKTLSMPQLTPDSDIDLVLESPPIILPGAFGPPKPPRVALNLERNQQNSNIDKAEIRNALQNWQMSLLMGESDKSDKTHLRLARGPADGQIDLSNASSSPSLGMHTTGLYQKKSGSAGGGGSIGRRREPRRHTLQNGVDYNMLKRLKQIEQEKDILLQGLTAVEKARDWYLKQLSIVQDKIKYLGRCGTHMETWTDAHQERLDLQRARVLEVNRHLLTLAESWERGGFPMHMNLALRPPGSTMSYHVHPSSHQRAQAQSQTQNGSSINAQQSEMVQRLQQQNLQLSEEVNQKNEKLSLLEREKSSLIRELLQVQRANRAGSMTSNTEELVF